In one window of Helianthus annuus cultivar XRQ/B chromosome 17, HanXRQr2.0-SUNRISE, whole genome shotgun sequence DNA:
- the LOC118489144 gene encoding NAD(P)H-quinone oxidoreductase subunit K, chloroplastic-like, with protein MNSIEFPLFHRTTQNSVISTTLNDLSNWSRLSSLWPLLYGTSCCFIEFASLIGSRFDFDRYGLVPRSSPRQADLILTAGTVTMKMAPSLVRLYEQMPEPKYVIAMGACTITGGMFSTDSYSTVRGVDKLIPVDVYLPGCPPKPEAIIDAITKL; from the coding sequence atgaattccattgagttTCCCTTATTTCATCGAACAACCCAAAATTCAGTTATTTCAACTACATTAAATGATCTTTCAAATTGGTCAAGACTCTCTAGTTTATGGCCGCTTCTCTATGGTACCAGTTGTTGCTTCATTGAATTTGCTTCACTAATAGGTTCACGATTCGACTTTGATCGTTATGGACTAGTACCAAGATCGAGTCCTAGACAAGCGGACCTTATTTTAACAGCCGGAACAGTAACAATGAAAATGGCCCCTTCCTTAGTGAGATTATACGAGCAAATGCCTGAACCAAAATATGTTATTGCTATGGGAGCATGTACAATTACAGGGGGGATGTTCAGTACCGATTCTTATAGTACTGTTCGTGGAGTCGATAAGCTAATTCCTGTGGATGTCTATTTGCCGGGCTGTCCACCTAAACCAGAAGCAATTATAGATGCTATAACAAAACTGTAA
- the LOC110921211 gene encoding uncharacterized protein LOC110921211 encodes MLSSKILQTETSHHYLKHILYSMSSSSRAWMVAGTVGLVEALKDQGFARWNYTIRTIHHHAKSNLRSLSHTKHLSSPAAMASTGGKEEKAKQSEESLRKVMYLSCWGPN; translated from the coding sequence ATGCTTTCATCAAAAATATTGCAAACAGAAACATCTCATCATTATCTCAAACATATACTATATAGCATGAGTTCATCAAGCAGGGCATGGATGGTAGCCGGAACAGTTGGGTTGGTTGAAGCACTCAAAGATCAAGGTTTTGCACGGTGGAACTACACCATCAGGACCATCCACCACCACGCCAAGTCCAACCTCCGGTCACTCTCCCACACCAAACACCTTTCTTCTCCGGCAGCCATGGCTTCAACGGGTGGGAAAGAAGAGAAGGCTAAACAATCAGAAGAGTCCTTGAGAAAAGTCATGTACTTGAGTTGTTGGGGTCCTAATTAA